One genomic region from Streptomyces venezuelae encodes:
- a CDS encoding VWA domain-containing protein encodes MSTSTGASTGTSAGASTGGSADPGDERLRRWRLVLGGADAEGTGRALTGTDAAMDRALAELYGREPRRADARGRDRAGGLGASAPSVARWLGDIRTYFPSSVVQVMQRDAIDRLGLATLLLEPEMLEAVEADVHLVGTLLSLDKAMPETTRETARAVVRKVVDELEQRLATRTRATLTGALDRSARISRPRHRDIDWDRTIRANLKNYLPEQRTVVPERLIGHGRASRAVRKEVVLCIDQSGSMAASVVYASVFGAVLASMRSIATRLVVFDTAVVDLTDRLDDPVDVLFGTRLGGGTDINRALAHCQARIGRPADTVVVLVSDLYEGGIRDEMLKRVAAMKASGVQFVALLALSDEGAPAYDRDHAAALAALGVPAFACTPDLFPEIMAAALEKRPLPIPAT; translated from the coding sequence ATGAGTACGAGCACAGGCGCGAGCACAGGTACGAGCGCGGGCGCGAGCACCGGCGGCTCGGCGGACCCGGGCGACGAGCGGCTGCGCCGCTGGCGGCTGGTCCTCGGCGGCGCGGACGCCGAGGGCACCGGCCGCGCGCTCACCGGGACCGACGCCGCCATGGACCGCGCCCTCGCCGAGCTCTACGGCCGCGAGCCCCGGCGGGCCGACGCCAGGGGCAGGGACCGCGCGGGCGGGCTCGGAGCCTCCGCGCCCTCCGTCGCCCGCTGGCTCGGCGACATCCGCACGTACTTCCCCAGCTCCGTCGTCCAGGTCATGCAGCGCGACGCGATCGACCGCCTCGGCCTCGCCACCCTCCTCCTGGAGCCCGAGATGCTGGAGGCCGTCGAGGCCGACGTCCACCTCGTCGGCACCCTCCTCTCCCTCGACAAGGCCATGCCGGAGACCACCAGGGAGACCGCGCGGGCCGTCGTGCGGAAGGTCGTCGACGAGCTGGAGCAGCGCCTCGCCACCCGCACGCGCGCCACGCTCACAGGCGCCCTCGACCGCTCGGCCCGGATCAGCCGCCCCCGGCACCGGGACATCGACTGGGACCGCACGATCCGCGCCAACCTCAAGAACTACCTGCCCGAGCAGCGCACGGTCGTCCCGGAGCGGCTCATCGGCCACGGACGGGCGTCCCGGGCGGTACGGAAGGAGGTCGTGCTCTGCATCGACCAGTCCGGCTCCATGGCCGCCTCCGTCGTCTACGCCTCCGTCTTCGGCGCGGTGCTGGCCTCCATGCGGTCGATCGCCACCCGGCTCGTCGTCTTCGACACGGCCGTCGTCGACCTGACCGACCGGCTCGACGACCCGGTCGACGTCCTCTTCGGTACGCGGCTGGGCGGCGGCACCGACATCAACCGCGCCCTCGCCCACTGCCAGGCGAGGATCGGCCGCCCCGCCGACACCGTGGTCGTCCTCGTCAGCGACCTGTACGAGGGGGGCATCCGCGACGAGATGCTGAAGCGGGTCGCGGCGATGAAGGCCTCCGGCGTCCAGTTCGTGGCCCTGCTCGCCCTCTCCGACGAGGGCGCCCCCGCCTACGACCGCGACCACGCGGCGGCGCTCGCCGCGCTCGGGGTCCCGGCCTTCGCCTGCACCCCCGACCTGTTCCCGGAGATCATGGCCGCCGCCCTGGAGAAGCGCCCGCTGCCGATACCGGCCACCTGA